A window of the Pangasianodon hypophthalmus isolate fPanHyp1 chromosome 12, fPanHyp1.pri, whole genome shotgun sequence genome harbors these coding sequences:
- the LOC113524868 gene encoding sphingomyelin synthase-related protein 1: MAGNVRSWTVKQVGRWLRDEGFSDYVELLCNKHRLDGTSLLTLTEFDLRSPPLELKVLGDIKRLMLCVRKLQKQNADVLEELGFAHDTHSPQGGAGVEWLCNGDSVRDRDSVSDVLGGEQFSYSNGKQKQQNRRLDPEYWKTALSSVYVTLVFGFTSFVMVIVHERVPDMRTYPPLPDIFLDSVPRIPWAFAMAEACGVVLCSVWLIVLLLHKHRSILVRRMCSLMGTVFMLRCVTMFVTSLSVPGQHLQCTGKVYGDMWAKLQRAVAIWSGFGMTLTGVHTCGDYMFSGHTVVLTMLNFFVTEYTPRSWNFIHTLSWVLNLFGIFFILAAHEHYSIDVFIAFYITTRLFLYYHTLANTRAYQHSRRARIWFPMFSFFECNVNGPVPNEYCWPFSRPALLRRLIR; this comes from the exons ATGGCGGGGAACGTGCGCTCCTGGACGGTGAAGCAGGTGGGCCGCTGGCTGCGTGATGAGGGTTTCAGCGACTACGTGGAGCTGCTGTGTAATAAACACCGGCTGGACGGCACCAGCCTCCTGACGCTGACCGAGTTTGACCTGCGCTCGCCGCCGCTCGAGCTCAAAGTGCTCGGAGACATCAAGAGGCTCATGCTGTGTGTGCGCAAGCTGCAGAAACAAAACGCCGACGTGCTGGAGGAGCTCGGCTTCGCTCacgacacacactcaccacaggGGGGCGCag GGGTGGAGTGGCTGTGTAACGGGGACTCGGTGCGGGACCGGGACAGCGTGAGCGATGTTCTCGGAGGTGAACAGTTCTCCTACAGTAACGGGAAGCAGAAGCAGCAGAACCGGCGTCTGGACCCGGAGTACTGGAAAACGGCGCTCAGCTCCGTCTACGTCACGCTCGTCTTCGGCTTCACCTCCTTCGTCATGGTGATCGTTCACGAGCGCGTACCCGACATGCGCACCTACCCTCCGCTGCCCGACATCTTCctggacag TGTACCCAGAATCCCCTGGGCCTTCGCCATGGCCGAGGCGTGTGGAGTCGTCCTGTGTAGCGTCTGGCTAATCGTACTGCTGCTACACAaacacag gtctaTCTTGGTGAGGAGGATGTGTAGTCTGATGGGGACAGTGTTCATGCTGCGCTGTGTCACTATGTTCGTCACCTCACTGTCAGTACCAGGACAACACCTGCAGTGTACCGGCAAG gtgtatgGGGACATGTGGGCGAAGCTGCAGAGGGCCGTGGCGATATGGAGTGGGTTTGGAATGACTCTGACTGGAGTTCACACCTGTGGTGATTATATGTTCAGTGGACACACCGTCGTCCTCACCATGCTCAACTTCTTCGTCACTGAGT acACTCCCCGGAGCTGGAACTTCATCCATACTCTGTCATGGGTGTTGAATCTATTCGGGATCTTCTTCATCCTGGCGGCTCACGAGCATTACTCCATCGACGTCTTCATCGCCTTCTACATCACCACGCGTCTCTTCCTGTATTACCACACGCTCGCTAACACGCGCGCCTACCAGCACAGCCGCCGCGCACGCATCTGGTTCCCCATGTTCTCCTTCTTCGAGTGCAACGTCAACGGCCCCGTCCCCAACGAGTACTGCTGGCCCTTCTCCAGACCCGCGCTGCTCAGGAGACTCATccgataa
- the LOC117598570 gene encoding dual specificity protein phosphatase 13 codes for MYDLVKDQYHFQLDPETGSPSHLHFLVPVKSLNRGLHLLLSLHTHINLRVCVCVCVCVMDTQCETPSVKELERILYGGKRSGNHVDEVWPNLFLGDMSIANDRFSLWKLGISHVLNAAHGKAHCQGSHEFYGSSVEYYGVPADDSPSFNLSLYFQPCADYIHQVLNSPGARLLVHCAVGVSRSASLVLAYLMIHHQLPLLEAVNTVKQRRWIFPNRGFLRQLRALDIRLHRTRSQTTI; via the exons ATGTACGACCTTGTAAAGGATCAGTATCACTTTCAGCTGGATCCTGAGACAGGAAGCCCGTCTCACTTACACTTCCTGGTTCCAGTCAAAAGCCTA AACCGAGGTCTGCACCTGCtactctcactgcacacacacatcaacctgcgtgtgtgtgtgtgtgtgtgtgtgtgtgtgatggacacACAGTGTGAAACCCCCTCAGTGAAGGAGCTGGAAAGGATTCTGTATGGAGGGAAACGGAGCGGAAATCATGTGGACGAGGTTTGGCCCAACCTGTTCCTGGGAGACAT GTCGATAGCTAACGATCGCTTCAGCCTGTGGAAGCTCGGGATCTCACACGTGCTGAACGCCGCTCACGGGAAAGCGCACTGCCAAGGCAGCCACGAGTTTTACGGCTCGTCTGTGGAGTACTACGGCGTTCCTGCAGACGATTCGCCGTCCTTTAATCTCTCTCTTTACTTCCAGCCGTGTGCGGACTACATCCATCAGGTGCTGAATTCTCCTGGAG cacgTTTGCTGGTGCACTGTGCAGTAGGTGTGAGTCGCTCTGCTTCATTGGTTCTCGCCTACCTGATGATCCACCACCAGCTCCCCCTGCTGGAGGCCGTCAACACGGTGAAACAGCGCAGATGGATTTTCCCAAACCGCGGATTTCTCCGGCAGCTTCGAGCACTCGATATCCGACTGCACCGCACA